Within the Oncorhynchus clarkii lewisi isolate Uvic-CL-2024 chromosome 2, UVic_Ocla_1.0, whole genome shotgun sequence genome, the region aaatatattttgatttgattaacacttttttggttactacatgattccatatgttatttcaaagttttgatgtcttcactattattctacaatgtagaaaatagtacaaataaagaaaacccttgaatgagtaagtgtgtctaaacgtgtgtgtatatatatatacagtgccttgcgaaagtattcggcccccttgaactttgcgaccttttgccacatttcaggcttcaaacataaagatataaaactgtatttttttgtgaagaatcaacaacaagtgggacacaatcatgaagtggaacgacatttattggatatttcaaacttttttaacaaatcaaaaactgaaaaattgggtgtgcaaaattattcagcccccttaagttaatactttgtaccaccttttgctgcgattacagctgtaagtcgcttggggtatgtctctatcagttttgcacatcgagagactgaatttttttcccattcctccttgcaaaacagctcgagctcagtgaggttggatggagagcatttgtgaacagcagttttcagttctttccacaaattctcgattggattcaggtctggactttgacttggccattctaacacctggatatgtttatttttgaaccattccattgtagattttgctttatgttttggatcattgtcttgttggaagacaaatctccgtcccagtctcaggtcttttgcagactccatcaggttttcttccagaatggtcctgtatttggctccatccatcttcccatcaattttaaccatcttccctgtccctgctgaagaaaagcaggcccaaaccatgatgctgccaccaccatgtttgacagttgggatggtgtgttcagggtgatgagctgtgttgcttttacgccaaacataacgttttgcattgttgccaaaaagttcatttttggtttcatctgaccagagcaccttcttccacatgtttggtgtgtctcccaggtggcttgtggcaaactttaaacgacactttttatggatatctttaagaaatggctttcttcttgccactcttccataaaggccagatttgtgcaatatacgactgattgttgtcctatggacagagtctcccacctcagctgtagatctctgcagttcatccagagtgatcatgggcctcttggctgcatctctgatcagtcttctccttgtatgagctgaaagtttagagggacggccaggtcttggtagatttgcagtggtctgatactccttccatttcaataatcgcttgcacagtgctccttgggatgtttaaagcttgggaaatctttttgtatccaaatccggctttaaacttcttcacaacagtatctcggacctgcctggtgtgttccttgttcttcatgatgctctctgcgcttttgacggacctctgagactatcacagtgcaggtgcatttatacggagacttgattacacacaggtgggttgtatttatcatcattagtcatttagctcaacattggatcattcagagatcctcactgaacttctggagagagtttgctgcactgaaagtaaaggggctgaataattttgcacgcccaatttttcagtttttgacttgttaaaaaagtttgaaatatccaataaatgtcgttccacttcatgattgtgtcccacttgttgttgattcttcacaaaaaaaatacagttttatatctttatgtttgaagcctgaaatgtggcaaaaggtcgcaaagttcaagggggccgaatactttcgcaaggcactgtatatatttacctATACAAAGCAAATATATTTAACCATTAATTTTAAGTATTCAgtgcattccgaaagtattcagacaccttgactattcacattttgttacgttacagccttattctaaaatgtattaaattgtttgtttattttctctcatcaaactacatacaataccccataatgacaaagtaaaaacaggtttttagaaattgcttcaaatttataaaaatgtaaaaccttaaatatcacatttcccTAAactttcagaccctttactcagtactttgttgaagcacccttggcagcgattacagccttgagtcttcttgggtatgatgctacaagcttggcacacctgtttttgaggagtttctcccattcttctctgcagatcctctcaagctctgtgaggttggatggggagcatcgctgtacagctactttcaggtctctccagagatgttcgatcgggttcaagtccgggctctggctgggccactcaaggacatttagacttgtcccgaagccactcctgcgttgtcttggctgtgtgcttaaggtcgttgtcctgttggaagatgaaccttcgccccagtctgaggtcttgttgcgctctggagcaggttttcatcaaggatctctctgtactttgctctgttcatcagggatgcaaactagtcACCTTTCGTCGAAATTCGCtgttttgaatccaaaataggtgACCTACGTGAATCGTGTAGATTCAATGAGAAAAGTTTGAGGGGGGGGTCACTTGGAGCACTACTGGCTGTAAACAAACGAGTGATGCGCGTTTGTAAGCAAACAAGTGATGCGCGTTTGGAGCAATACtggctgtatccaaggctcagccaatcgttcACATAACAACAGAATGCTGCACGCGACTGAAGAGAGAAAAGACAACCAGTTTGCTAGTTACAGAATCAGCGCTCGCTCTGGAAAGACAGCAGTAGGGTGCAAAGGCAGTTTGCCAGTTACAGCAGTGCGTCCTTGAACGATAACGAAGAGGTAGGTGAGACGCCTGACCACTGAGACGggggtgagaaggtgatgaagtgtacttcatgagctgtaaccgaaaaacaactggcatttggaaagtttgaggtgaaggagaaagtgtggtggaacaagtattGTTAGCATTGAACTCATGTTTTCCCGctacagtatgtggttaattTTTTAGAGTGAGAGAATTACATAAAAAAGAGGCGTTGCTTGTTGGAGGAGCCGACCCTTTCAAAAAAATGtttagcctaaaatgacatacccaaatctaactgcctgtagctcaggagctgaagcaaggatatgcatattcttgataccatttgaaaggaaacacattttgaagtttgtggaaatgtgaaattaatgtaggagaacataacacattagatctggtaaaagataatacaaagaaaaaatgtgttttttaacaGCCATAATGTCTTATTCtagcccaggcacaatttagattttggccactagatggcagcagtgtatgtgcaacattttagactgatccaatgaaccattgcatatctgttcaaaatgttgtatcaagactgcccaaatgtgcctaattggtttattagttgtgcactctcctcaaccaatagcatgatattctttcactgtaatagctactgtaaattggacagtgcagttagattaacacgaaTTTAAGCTTTATGCCCatttcagatatgtctatgtcctgggattttttgtttttttttgttacttacaacctcaggctaatgtgattagcatatgctagctcaaccgtcccgcaggggGGGACTCCAATCCCATAGAGGTTAAACAAGTGGATTCAGGTATCAagtggagctgggcctggcttaTGCTGGATGCCAATACAGGTGCCAATACAGGTGAAAGAAATGccacacactttccctctttcAATACAGTGGATAAAAGGGGTATGCCGGGTGTActctctgcctgaaagagatcaattATGCCAACAAAGGATATCATGCTCTGCTGGaacattgtagaacagatgtccacaggcagaaagtgtacaatgtaataaCGTGCAGTGTAGCCCAAAGCTATTGCTTTTATTGTGTGGAACTTGACAGTAACACTTGTTTGAGTGAGGGtggattattacattttttactcaGTGAACGTTATTTTTGTAGCCTTACAAAGTGGCCACTATGatagagcaaaaatagaatgcctgtttgtttcattctatttctatttttatttttttcccccaagtgcaatatttagatgtgtgtgtggtcacaagcaTTCTAtaataaaggctgtcatggctaactgcaatattagtgtattgtttttttctcaagacttgagtgtcacttaagaatgaggctgtaacgtaacaaaatatggaaaacttcaaggggtctgaatactttccgaatgcactgtagctatgATGTGTGGTTTATTTTTAGAAAGTGGAAATATTAGTTCATATACAGGTATATGATATACATTGAGGACTGTTTAAGTATAGGAGAAGATATGTTTGCAAAAATTGGGAGAGCAATGCATACGTTTCTGTCTTTGTTTAGGTTCATGAGTGTTCAGGATGTCAAGAAATACTGGGAGCTGAAAGGGTTTTTTGTGTCTCTTCGGAGGAGTCTAGAGGACTGGCTGTACAATGTCAAGCTTGATAAACTTAAACCATCAAGGTAAGAAAGCACAGCTGAGATTTACTGTAAATTAATTTAGACCACCAGGGGACTCAGTGAAATAATGGTGTTGTATAACTGCTCTAATGACACATAATGTACGCAACGATATGTTGTATTTCAGGAATGCGATGCTCAAGCGGTGCTACCAGGTTGTCTTCAGCCTCCCCTTTGAGTATTTCATCTACGCATTGATTGTCCTCAACATCTTCCCCATCATCCTGGAGTTCATCCCAGCGATCAGTGACAAACATAACCTAGAACTCAGTATTATCAACTACATTTTCTTCAGCGGCTATCTTGTGGAGGCTATACTGAAGGTAGGACATAGGCCTACACTAAAATACATGTCAACTAAAAATCATCTAATACACAATACCCTCACATAATGTCAAACATTTGGGTTTTAAGACCCTCTGTGACACATTTCCTCTTGTTCTACAGGCTTTGGCCATGAGGAAGGCCTATATCTTCAATCACTGGAACCAGTTTGACCTCTTCATTATCGTCTTGGCTTGTGTTGACATATTCCTGGACCATTATTTAGAAACCACAGCATATGTTGTCAATATTCACATGATAAAAATTGTGAAGGTGTCTAAAATGATCCGCCTTACCAGGGCACTTCGTTTGGTGAAGGTATGCTATGTTTAATGGGACCATAAAATCTATGATcagtgatatacactgagtgtacttttttaaaaaactttagtaacaccttcctaatattaagttgcacccccttttgtcctaagaacagcctcaatttgtcagggcaaataattccacagggatgctggcccatgttgactccaatggttcccacagttgtgtcaagttggctggatgtcctttgggtggtggaccattcttgatacacacagtaaagtgttgagcgtgaaaaacctagcagcgttgcagttcttgacacaaaccagtgcgcctggcacctactaccataccccgttcaaaggcacctaaatattgtcttgaccattcaccctctgaatggcacacatacacaatccatgcctcaattgtctcaaggcttaaaaatcctactttaatctgtctcctccccttcatctacactgattgaagtggacatcaataagggatcatagcttccaccTGGTTTCACCTGGccagtttatgtcatggaaagagcaggtgttcctaatattttgtacactcagtgtagatttgACATAGCTTTACAGCACATTTTTCTAAGGTTATCCAGTTACATTTAGCAAGGCTGTGAATCGTAATAATCTATTGTTGAATGTATATGTTTCAGATCATCATTCCCAAGCTCATAGAAATCATAAACCGGCAGATCCATAAGCAGCTCAGCTTTGGGTATGACATCGGGAAAGGCTATGTCATCGGAGAGGAGCACATAAGCAAGATCATTGACCATATCTCTGATGACAAAAGCATATCTAAGGTGTTTTTAAATGACATTTACAATACAGTATACAGCAACAGATGTTGATCTTTTCACAACATGATATCATGTTTAGTTCTCTCATAGTAAAGAAATCTTAGGTACTTACCTTTTTTTTTGTGCTTTTGCAACACAGAGATGTATCTAGCCAAATAATAATTACTCCATAGCCCTATAATGTGTTGGGATCATGTACATCACACCACATCTTGTGTTGCAGAAATTGAAAATAATACTGGAGAGAAACTGCCAGCAGGCTGTCAGGGAGATTGGTAAGAGAGTAGGGGAGACAGACAAGCAATGTTACTGCATGTACACTGTATCTTCAGTATATCAGTCATGCTGAATAAAGGCCATCACATTAACCAGGGTCACTGTGAGATCACAAATATAGTATACTTAGTTGGCTTTAACTCACCTACCTACATCTTTCACAGCAGCAATCCTTCAGTCCTATTTACATGTCAAGTATCCTACATTAAACCTCCCCTAAATTGATATAGATTAAAACATTAACCAACGAGGGGCTGGCTATCCGTTCTATCGAAAATAATGAACAACGTGTAAAGTGTGTTCCGCTATACACTAGCAGAGTGGAACTGAcgtgcattattttccagagaacgcatagatCCCCCAGTTtattatcccttttataccatggctagaATTTAACACTTGTGCCGataaaatgtgttcaacatccacgagtagctagcaagtttactagataccTACAGTAGTTGCCGTGGTAACCAAACAGAcctgctagtttagctaaccatcagtcctagcttgccaTTATTAAAATCTAATTCAACAATGCCGATAATGTTTTCAATTTGACTTTTgttttcaaaagcagctcaaacatagaacatgtaagaataaattatagccattgaattctacagTACATTATAGGCAAATAATGCACGCTCTACAATGCCCATCAAGCCAATTCAGAAACAAGTATTCATCAATGCCATGGCGATTTCTTTTTCGAACTATTGCAAAGGcgaaagtctacaaaacttagtccactctgttcataacagattctagttttgggaacagaaaactattgagatcaaatgtttcatcgatgagaaaatgtgcagaatgtcagccaaaatccatctcgttccatcttctcatacccgtggtatacctctgatataccacggctgtcagccaatcagcattcagggctcgaactacCCAGTTTAGAATGTGTGATATTCTAATTGTGTACCTTGGTTAATGGAGGAAAATGCACTGCTAGCCAATCATGCTTTAAAGACGTACAATCATTTTAACTTACGTATAGttgaagctgttctggtcatGCTTGTAGTGATTCTACGTACCTAAGTTCTGACCAAACTTACttgagagggagaaaaagggagcAGGCTGGGGGATCAAGTCTGTGTACTTTTAGAGCAACTATCTTTTTAGATACAACCATCAAAGGAAATGGGACACATCAGGAAATACTAATGATTGGGCCCCTGGTATCGGGAAGCTAGCAGGGCTTCGGAGAAAAGGTATGGGATGTAACTACCAGTCCATTGTACCCCATCAAAGACAGAAACAGGACATAGGTGACTCCTCAAAGTAGGGGACCTAAATGTGTTCTGGGAGAACACAAGGGCTCAGTAGGATACTGGTAATAATACCTCATGGAGCCATTTTCTCAGATTCCCAGCATGCTCTCCTGCTGGACGAGATTGATGCTTCTTTCTGAAAACTATATAACACCTTTCATTAGCATTTAGAAAGAGCAGATCTGTGGTGACCTTAGGGAGTCTTCACAGACGCAAAGCAGGATTACACACTACAAGTATATGTAAAACAGCTTGATTTTCTATTTGTGAAATAGAATTATGTAGCCCTCAGTGCATCTCAGGTTCTTTTTGTTATTTGATGGCAAGCTTACGCACAGTGTGCTAAGTTCACAACTGACAGGAGTGTGACTGAGGACACCGTGTGGGATCTTTTCTCAGGCTTGCTGCAGAGAGACCATCCTGAGATTGCCATCTCGGTGAAGACCAGACAGGCCATACGAGCCGtgctgaacagtgagagagaCGCCATCCATACACTCGTGTCCGGGGGGCTCTTAGATGACATAGAAGCATCAAAGCTGGAGAAGGTGCTTTCAGTTTGTTCCTCCTGCCATTTACAATGCTTCCAATGAATTTCctcaaatatatacatatattgttACCTCTGACTATACAGAGAGTTAGGTTTATTATTGACAAATTAAATGAATGAATGTTACATTTTCCCCTTTGGCAGATGATTGAAATAAAAATGAAGAAATTGATCAAATTTCCACCAACAATCCCAGCAGCAACAGCAGAGGAGCTTCTGCAGAATTTGCCTTGGCTGAACAAAGACAGCACCCAGATTCAGTTCATCAAGGTAGAGCACACATCTCCCAGACCCTTGCCTTAGAATGACAATCGGTTTTATTTTCTGTATTATACCAATGTTTCTTTCATGCCATTTTTTTCCTTCTATTTATCGTGTTATTTCAGACAGTGGCCAAGCTTCTTTTCTTTGACTTTGGAGACACCATCATACAAGAAAATGATGACCCTCAAGGAATACACTTGATTGTCTCTGGCCTGGTTAAGGTATGTACTGATACGCACAAATAGTAAAAGGGATAACATACTACTGAGCTGAAGTTGTGTTAATCAGGGGTTACTGTTCTGAAAATGCATTCTCGTTTTTGTATCGAGCGGTtttcatttgcaatatgatcaGACACAAAAACCACAAACTTGAATCACTGCTAGGTGTAATAGTTGGGAATGAATGTCTTTGGCATGACACATTATTTTCAGAGCCAACAAAATAATGACTGGCTGATATTCATCTGCCTACTACTCACCAGTAGTTTCTTTCCCAGTCTTCACCACAAACGAATTACCTCACTCCGTCACATTGTAGCTCTGTAGAACACAGCATCAAGTATACAGTCAATGCTATTAATATTTGGAAATTACACTTAATCACTTGTCATTTTGGTCACCTTAAAATGGAACACAATGTAAGCTATTTCAACACATTACAGTGTGACAGTGCAATTATGGGTCATTTTGAAAGGCAGGGGATAATTGCGCTCTCTTTGTACAGACACCTTTACTTACCTTGTGATCTTACGCCGTTGTTCAAAATCAGCTCATTTTCTATACCAATTCTTGGTTCTTTGCCTCTGAATACAaaactggattttttttttttgaagtcATTGTCCCATTCATGTTGTTAATGCAGTATAAGTCATTGGTTTCAGGACCTGATATTAAACAATATTCAGAAACATTGATTAACACGTTTCCTACATTTTCTTTATATCGAATTTCTCATTCGGTAGATACAGTAAGCCAAAGTACCTTCAGGGACACTTTGTTTGTTGAAGCTTTATTAAGGATAGTAGAAAACAAACTAGAAAGGGaagtctcaaatataaatattgaGTGCAACAACACTCTCTAAGTAGTAGAAGGAGGGCTGTATTGTACAGTATTTTATTCCAAATTATTTTTGTAATTAGCAAGGTCGTAAAATGTTAAAAGCACAAACATCCCTTTGTtacttagggctctattcagtctATAACACTGAAGCTCGACAGATTCAACGATATAATTTCCGATTGAAACGACATATGCAGCggttaccgtgaatgcagtctccactaagcgggaacattgccttttac harbors:
- the LOC139377715 gene encoding sperm-specific sodium:proton exchanger-like; the protein is MYLVFPGLYDVSVPRRMAMYSAVQRVRESSQNTFSLLKIDRFLADANWEMAEQRVLIEDPYKTPNEKVSIEEFSPTARMTKCPDCDRDIPYAPSPQELEDMMEEARMRILKAQKTSYWKQYSAGMLNREAARTLINTAENMTDHKGKFMSVQDVKKYWELKGFFVSLRRSLEDWLYNVKLDKLKPSRNAMLKRCYQVVFSLPFEYFIYALIVLNIFPIILEFIPAISDKHNLELSIINYIFFSGYLVEAILKALAMRKAYIFNHWNQFDLFIIVLACVDIFLDHYLETTAYVVNIHMIKIVKVSKMIRLTRALRLVKIIIPKLIEIINRQIHKQLSFGYDIGKGYVIGEEHISKIIDHISDDKSISKKLKIILERNCQQAVREIGLLQRDHPEIAISVKTRQAIRAVLNSERDAIHTLVSGGLLDDIEASKLEKMIEIKMKKLIKFPPTIPAATAEELLQNLPWLNKDSTQIQFIKTVAKLLFFDFGDTIIQENDDPQGIHLIVSGLVKMTGGSPNLGSKRPKEKTRLTDYRSCGAIMGELNCLTQQSMEMTVTCETATQTCFIAIESLFEAFDLFPEFPSLEYMIWRSLAVKISTSTFMEHIIYQGWSYHRICSHLARAYLVDVEVNRKFDVYDGTMEDVVVIYGSCDDLASQCSYNAPALISRTTHQHLEMIDQGC